The following proteins come from a genomic window of Sorghum bicolor cultivar BTx623 chromosome 3, Sorghum_bicolor_NCBIv3, whole genome shotgun sequence:
- the LOC8054939 gene encoding serine/threonine-protein kinase STY8 yields MRQPTSAGGDAGFVRADQIDLKSLDEQLERHLGRPAERGVGLASGTGSRRGESARLQGPEELTPLRRCREDWEIDPAKLVIKGVIARGTFGTVHRGVYDGQDVAVKMLDWGEDGHRSEQEIAALRAAFAQEVAVWHKLDHPNVTKFIGAIMGARDLNIQTENGHLGMPSNICCVVVEYLPGGALKNFLIKNRRRKLAFKVVVQIALDLARGLCYLHSKKIVHRDVKTENMLLDKTRTVKIADFGVARVEASNPSDMTGETGTLGYMAPEVLNGHAYNRKCDVYSFGICLWEIYCCDMPYPDLSFSEVTSAVVRQNLRPEIPRCCPSSLANVMKRCWDANPDKRPEMAEVVSMLEAIDTSKGGGMIPKDQSQGCLSCFRRHRGP; encoded by the exons ATGAGGCAGCCCACCAGCGCGGGCGGCGACGCTGGGTTCGTGCGCGCGGACCAGATCGACCTCAAGAGCCTGGACGAGCAGCTCGAGCGCCACCTCGGACGCCCGGCGGAGCGGGGAGTCGGCCTAGCCTCCGGGACGGGGAGCCGCCGCGGCGAGTCCGCGAGGCTGCAGGGCCCGGAGGAGCTGACGCCGCTGCGGCGGTGCCGTGAGGACTGGGAGATCGACCCCGCCAAGCTCGTCATCAAGGGCGTCATCGCGCGCGGCACCTTTGGCACCGTGCACCGCGGCGTCTACGACGGCCAGGACGTCGCCG TAAAAATGCTTGACTGGGGCGAGGATGGTCATAGATCAGAACAAGAAATTGCTGCACTAAGAGCAGCGTTTGCACAAGAGGTCGCTGTGTGGCATAAGCTTGACCATCCAAATGTTACTAAG TTTATTGGGGCTATAATGGGTGCAAGAGATTTAAATATACAGACGGAAAATGGACATCTTGGCATGCCAAGTAATATTTGCTGTGTTGTTGTTGAGTACCTTCCTGGAGGTGCACTGAAAAATTTTCTGATAAAGAACAGGAGAAGGAAGCTTGCCTTTAAAGTTGTGGTCCAAATAGCTCTTGACCTTGCCAGGGG ATTATGCTATCTCCACTCAAAGAAGATAGTGCATCGTGATGTCAAGACTGAAAATATGCTTCTGGACAAAACGAGAACTGTAAAAATTGCTGATTTTGGTGTTGCTCGAGTCGAGGCTTCAAATCCTAGCGATATGACGGGTGAAACAGGGACACTTGGTTACATGGCTCCTGAG GTTCTCAATGGCCATGCTTACAACAGGAAGTGTGACGTGTACAGCTTTGGGATCTGCCTGTGGGAGATATACTGCTGTGACATGCCGTACCCTGATCTTAGCTTTTCTGAAGTCACCTCTGCCGTGGTTCGCCAG AACCTGAGGCCTGAGATACCACGATGCTGCCCGAGCTCGCTAGCGAACGTGATGAAGCGGTGCTGGGACGCGAACCCGGACAAGCGCCCCGAGATGGCGGAGGTGGTGTCCATGCTGGAGGCGATCGACACGTCCAAGGGTGGCGGCATGATCCCCAAGGACCAGTCGCAGGGCTGCCTCTCGTGCTTCCGCCGGCACCGAGGCCCCTAA
- the LOC8058223 gene encoding HD domain-containing protein 2 homolog, with amino-acid sequence MAVSSRFPSQPAARGLLRRTPPRILPVERTPRRLALVVPAVCGGPGPGGSPVPRRPPPPADAATVAPTSAPSSAASAIDFLTLCHRLKTTKRKGWINHSIKGPESIADHMYRMALMALIAGDLPSVDRERCIKIAIVHDIAEAIVGDITPSDGIPKAEKSRREQAALDEMCEVLGGGPNADEIKELWEEYENNSSIEANLVKDFDKVEMILQALEYEKEHGKVLDEFFLSTAGKFQTEIGKSWAAEVNARRKEGCGKQK; translated from the exons ATGGCGGTGAGCTCGCGGTTTCCCTCCCAACCAGCCGCGCGCGGCCTCCTGCGCCGCACCCCGCCGCGCATCCTCCCCGTCGAGCGcacgccgcgccgcctcgcccTGGTCGTCCCCGCCGTCTGCGGGGGGCCTGGACCGGGCGGATCGCCCGTTCCCAGGCGGCCGCCACCGCCGGCGGACGCCGCGACCGTGGCGCCGACCTCCGCGCCGTCGTCGGCCGCCTCGGCCATCGATTTCCTCACCCTGTGTCATCGCCTCAAG ACCACCAAAAGGAAAGGATGGATAAACCATAGCATCAAGGGCCCTGAGTCTATTGCTGATCACATGTACCGAATGGCCTTGATGGCTCTGATTGCTGGTGATCTGCCTTCTGTCGATCGAGAAAG GTGTATCAAAATTGCTATTGTGCATGACATTGCTGAAG CTATTGTTGGTGACATTACCCCATCGGACGGTATACCTAAGGCTGAAAAAAGCCGGCGTGAACAAGCAGCTCTAGATGAAATGTGTGAAGTTCTTGGTGGTGGGCCAAATG CTGATGAGATTAAAGAGCTGTGGGAAGAATATGAAAACAATTCTTCTATTGAAGCCAATCTTGTAAAAGATTTTGATAAA GTGGAAATGATTCTTCAAGCATTGGAATATGAGAAAG AACATGGCAAAGTGCTAGATGAGTTCTTTCTCTCCACTGCTG GCAAGTTCCAGACAGAGATCGGTAAGAGCTGGGCTGCTGAAGTAAACGCGAGGAGAAAGGAGGGATGCGGAAAGCAGAAGTAG
- the LOC8054940 gene encoding AAA-ATPase At3g50940, with protein MASPTNGALERYKSAITTATSVVGAAMLLRRLVADVLPAGTPPLVGALLLLPPPSARRHAVVIEEFDGALYNRVFLAARAYVSALLASAPAATGAPRVVKASLPRGAGAEQITLAMRPGTAVVDVFRGAELTWRLSSHGSSGGAGGEAFRLSFDGEHRELVLGAYLPFVMARVEAMARDRRQAKLYSNEWGKWRPVSLRNASTFATLAMDAALRQDVLEDLDRFLGQKEYYERTGRAWKRGYLVHGPPGTGKSSLVAAISNHLHFDVYDLDLGAVRSNTELRKLLIRMKNRSILLIEDVDCASVAAQRREADGGSDGSSPAPKHQKVTLSGLLNMVDGLWSSSGHERILIFTTNHVDRLDPALIRPGRMDKHIHMGYCGFGAFKELTAIYHGVVDGHPLFPEIQALLREVDVAPAELAEKLLATDDADAALEVAAKLLRDRKAGVEEDGGGGYVRQKLHVEASRPRRRSVPAPVPGRGVGAARRVVFGRSGMRGRGRGGRR; from the exons ATGGCATCGCCAACGAACGGAGCGCTTGAACGGTACAAGAGCGCCATCACGACCGCCACGTCCGTCGTGGGCGCGGCCATGCTGCTGCGCCGGCTCGTCGCCGACGTCCTCCCGGCCGGCACGCCGCCGCTGGTGGGCGCGCTGCTCCTCCTGCCGCCGCCCTCCGCCCGGCGCCACGCCGTGGTGATCGAGGAGTTCGACGGCGCCTTGTACAACCGCGTCTTCCTCGCGGCCAGGGCGTACGTCTCCGCGCTCCTCGCCTCGGCGCCGGCCGCGACCGGCGCGCCGCGCGTGGTCAAGGCCAGCCTGCcgcgcggcgccggcgcggaGCAGATCACGCTCGCCATGCGCCCCGGCACGGCCGTCGTCGACGTGTTCCGCGGCGCTGAGCTCACGTGGCGCCTGAGCAGCCacggcagcagcggcggcgcggGGGGCGAGGCGTTCAGGCTCAGCTTCGACGGGGAGCACAGGGAATTGGTGCTCGGCGCGTACCTGCCGTTCGTCATGGCCCGCGTGGAGGCCATGGCGCGGGACCGGAGGCAGGCGAAGCTGTACAGCAACGAGTGGGGGAAGTGGCGGCCCGTCAGTCTCCGCAACGCGTCCACGTTCGCGACGCTGGCCATGGACGCGGCGCTGCGGCAGGACGTGCTGGAGGACCTGGACAGGTTCCTGGGCCAGAAGGAGTACTACGAGCGCACGGGGAGGGCGTGGAAGCGAGGCTACCTCGTCCACGGGCCGCCCGGGACCGGCAAGTCCAGCCTCGTGGCCGCGATCTCCAACCACCTCCACTTCGACGTGTATGACCTCGACCTCGGCGCCGTCCGGTCCAACACCGAGCTGAGGAAACTGCTGATCCGGATGAAGAACAGGTCTATACTGCTGATCGAGGATGTCGACTGCGCGTCGGTAGCAGCGCAGAGGAGAGAAGCCGACGGAGGCTCCGATGGGAGCAGCCCGGCGCCCAAGCATCAAAAG GTCACCCTGTCCGGACTCCTGAACATGGTGGACGGGCTCTGGTCGAGCAGCGGGCACGAGCGCAtcctcatcttcaccaccaaccACGTGGACCGGCTGGACCCGGCGCTGATCCGGCCGGGCCGGATGGACAAGCACATCCACATGGGCTACTGCGGCTTCGGCGCGTTCAAGGAGCTCACGGCCATCTACCACGGCGTCGTCGACGGCCACCCCCTGTTCCCGgagatccaagcgctgctgcgGGAGGTGGACGTGGCGCCCGCGGAGCTTGCGGAGAAGCTGCTGGCGACggacgacgccgacgccgcgctCGAGGTGGCCGCGAAGCTGCTCAGAGATAGGAAGGCGGGGGTCGAGGAGGATGGCGGCGGCGGGTACGTCAGACAGAAGCTGCACGTGGAGGCAagccgcccccgccgccggtCAGTGCCGGCGCCGGTGCCTGGACGGGGCGTGGGTGCTGCGAGACGGGTGGTGTTTGGCCGAAGTGGAATGCGcggaaggggaaggggaggaCGGCGATAG
- the LOC8058224 gene encoding transmembrane protein 33 homolog isoform X1: MGDASSSSWPSTGAAAAYDYERDPRWAEYRASSAVPPHLFSHPYVRAHLQQKFYRRFVDPDFSVKGMSSTTSTQPSASSGGASTSADENARPPDSGTNSSGPARSILSLQLDQRSLHFSVSAWVLIVALIGIFPLAPHALQYKGYRLSLLGTTCTTGYALFALYRLPRAGNLQAVQAWCHHVTSSKDFIPFMYCLMFATSKLHLKLVLVPVICWALEHVARFLRRHFTSSSLYRTYLEQPCTWVETNTTAVHFLRSNSEILLGFLLILSLFSRQRNVMQTFMYWQLLKLMYHSPFTAAYHRAIWLKIGRTINPYIQHYTPFLHDPINAGMRWWFR, from the exons ATGGGCGACGCGTCTTCGTCGTCCTGGCCATCCACGGGCGCCGCGGCGGCCTACGACTACGAGCGCGATCCGCGGTGGGCGGAGTACCGtgcgagctccgccgtgccgccgcaCCTCTTCTCCCACCCCTACGTCCGCGCGCACCTCCAGCAGAAGTTCTACCGCCGCTTCGTC gatCCAGATTTCTCTGTTAAAGGAATGTCCTCAACCACATCTACCCAGCCCTCAGCATCTTCAGGTGGTGCATCTACTTCAGCTGATGAGAATGCAAGGCCTCCTGATTCAG GCACTAATTCTTCTGGACCAGCACGAAGCATACTGTCTCTACAGTTGGACCAGCGGTCATTACATTTTTCCGTTAGTGCTTGG GTTCTTATTGTTGCCTTGATTGGCATCTTTCCATTGGCACCACATGCCCTCCAGTACAAGGGATATAGGTTGTCACTTCTTGGCACAACATGTACTACAGGCTAtgctttgtttgctttgtacaGG CTACCCCGAGCAGGGAACCTGCAGGCTGTTCAGGCGTGGTGTCACCATGTAACTTCATCAAAGGATTTTATACCATTCATGTACTGCCTTATGTTTGCTACATCTAAACTGCACTTGAAGC TTGTTTTGGTACCTGTAATTTGTTGGGCACTTGAACATGTCGCTCGATTTCTACGGCGACATTTTACTAGCTCATCTTTGTACAG GACATACTTGGAGCAACCTTGTACATGGGTTGAGACAAACACAACTGCAGTCCACTTTCTACGTTCAAATTCAGAGATTTTGTTGGGCTTTCTTTTGATCCTATCCCTGTTCTC GCGACAGCGAAATGTTATGCAAACATTCATGTATTGGCAG TTGCTGAAGCTCATGTACCATTCTCCCTTCACTGCCGCTTATCATAGAGCTATCTGGCTTAAAATTGGTCGGACAATTAACCCATATATCCAGCATTACACCCCTTTTCTTCATGACCCGATAAATGCTGGCATGAGATGGTGGTTTAGGTAG
- the LOC8058224 gene encoding uncharacterized protein LOC8058224 isoform X2: MSSTTSTQPSASSGGASTSADENARPPDSGTNSSGPARSILSLQLDQRSLHFSVSAWVLIVALIGIFPLAPHALQYKGYRLSLLGTTCTTGYALFALYRLPRAGNLQAVQAWCHHVTSSKDFIPFMYCLMFATSKLHLKLVLVPVICWALEHVARFLRRHFTSSSLYRTYLEQPCTWVETNTTAVHFLRSNSEILLGFLLILSLFSRQRNVMQTFMYWQLLKLMYHSPFTAAYHRAIWLKIGRTINPYIQHYTPFLHDPINAGMRWWFR; this comes from the exons ATGTCCTCAACCACATCTACCCAGCCCTCAGCATCTTCAGGTGGTGCATCTACTTCAGCTGATGAGAATGCAAGGCCTCCTGATTCAG GCACTAATTCTTCTGGACCAGCACGAAGCATACTGTCTCTACAGTTGGACCAGCGGTCATTACATTTTTCCGTTAGTGCTTGG GTTCTTATTGTTGCCTTGATTGGCATCTTTCCATTGGCACCACATGCCCTCCAGTACAAGGGATATAGGTTGTCACTTCTTGGCACAACATGTACTACAGGCTAtgctttgtttgctttgtacaGG CTACCCCGAGCAGGGAACCTGCAGGCTGTTCAGGCGTGGTGTCACCATGTAACTTCATCAAAGGATTTTATACCATTCATGTACTGCCTTATGTTTGCTACATCTAAACTGCACTTGAAGC TTGTTTTGGTACCTGTAATTTGTTGGGCACTTGAACATGTCGCTCGATTTCTACGGCGACATTTTACTAGCTCATCTTTGTACAG GACATACTTGGAGCAACCTTGTACATGGGTTGAGACAAACACAACTGCAGTCCACTTTCTACGTTCAAATTCAGAGATTTTGTTGGGCTTTCTTTTGATCCTATCCCTGTTCTC GCGACAGCGAAATGTTATGCAAACATTCATGTATTGGCAG TTGCTGAAGCTCATGTACCATTCTCCCTTCACTGCCGCTTATCATAGAGCTATCTGGCTTAAAATTGGTCGGACAATTAACCCATATATCCAGCATTACACCCCTTTTCTTCATGACCCGATAAATGCTGGCATGAGATGGTGGTTTAGGTAG
- the LOC8054938 gene encoding uncharacterized protein LOC8054938 — MAAPAQAQVLPLLRWSRSASFLCASPRRLFSALRRPAAAARCEAGSKAMLKGMDYSELENWVQAQGFRPGQAMMLWKCLYGNNVWAHCYDELTGLNKDFRKMITEHADLKALTVKDIHTASDGTRKILFSLEDGSVIETVIIPCARGRTTVCVSSQVGCAMNCQFCFTGRMGLRKHLSTAEIVEQAVFARRLFSDEFGSINNVVFMGMGEPFHNIDNVIKASAIMVDGQGLQFSPRKVTVSTSGLVPQLKRFLQESNCSLAVSLNATTDEVRNWIMPINRKYNLNLLLGTLREELNLRKKQIVLFEYVMLSGVNDSMDDAKRLIELVQGIPCKINLISFNPHGGSQFKPTPDDKIIEFRNVLIQGGLTVFVRLSRGDDQMAACGQLGEPGDYQLPLLRVPEKFQVAL; from the exons ATGGCGGCGCCGGCGCAGGCGCAGGTCCTGCCTCTCCTCCGGTGGAGCCGGAGCGCCTCCTTCCTATGCGCCTCGCCTCGCCGCCTCTTCTCCGCCCTCCGCCGCCCCGCTGCTGCTGCCCGCTGCGAGGCCGGCTCCAAGGCCATGCTCAAGGGGATGGACTACTCGGAACTCGAG AATTGGGTGCAGGCGCAGGGGTTTCGGCCAGGCCAGGCCATGATGCTGTGGAAATGCCTGTACGGGAACAACGTTTGGGCTCATTGTTACGACGAGCTGACGG GTTTAAACAAGGATTTCAGGAAGATGATAACTGAGCATGCTGATCTCAAGGCATTAACTGTGAAGGACATTCATACTGCATCGGATGGTACCCGTAAG ATACTGTTCTCTCTTGAAGATGGTTCAGTGATTGAAACAGTTATCATTCCTTGCGCTAGGGGCAGGACAACTGTCTGTGTTTCAAGTCAAGTTGGTTGTGCCATGAACTGTCAGTTTTGCTTCACTGGAAG GATGGGTTTGAGAAAACATCTCTCGACAGCTGAAATTGTTGAGCAGGCTGTGTTTGCTCGTAGACTATTCTCAGATGAATTTGGATCAATTAATAATGTTGTATTTATG GGCATGGGTGAACCATTTCACAATATTGACAATGTAATAAAAGCCTCAGCAATAATGGTTGATGGGCAAGGCCTTCAATTTAGCCCTCGCAAGGTTACTGTCTCCACAAGCGGTCTTGTCCCTCAGTTAAAACGCTTCCTCCAGGAATCCAATTGCTCCCTGGCCGTCAGTCTTAATGCAACGACAGATGAG GTTAGAAACTGGATAATGCCCATAAACAGAAAGTACAACCTTAACTTGCTTCTTGGCACTTTAAGGGAGGAACTTAACCTCAGAAAAAAACAGATAGTGCTATTTGAATATGTCATGCTTTCTGGAGTGAACGACAG CATGGATGATGCCAAGAGGCTTATAGAGCTAGTCCAAGGGATCCCATGCAAGATAAACCTCATCTCTTTCAATCCTCATGGCGGTTCCCAATTCAAGCCCACACCAGACGATAAGATAATTGAGTTCCGCAACGTTTTAATTCAAGGTGGCCTCACTGTTTTTGTTCGGCTCAGCAGAGGGGATGATCAGATGGCTGCCTGCGGGCAGCTAGGAGAGCCTGGAGACTACCAGCTGCCTCTGCTCCGTGTACCCGAGAAATTTCAGGTTGCCTTGTGA